In Scylla paramamosain isolate STU-SP2022 chromosome 17, ASM3559412v1, whole genome shotgun sequence, one DNA window encodes the following:
- the LOC135108651 gene encoding uncharacterized protein LOC135108651: MRFLSWCLTVVVVSDDPSFLSAFAEVSDRGRLIVWETKLLVVTRLDLLRVEALLQGYWIFSMMNTMFLTPKYWESERWQVFTYLPYTPEGSKVMCIAKESSREGLIIAEGYALFPEKYKNFHKMPVNMSVFPLPPHWSETVWLKPDGSRESVIEGRDYLIIKAISDVLNFSINPLPYKGWDPVLERLRTREALIRPINYPVMAHMVAELDFSFFLEPSALAFAFAKPTIEPTWQALYHPMQVEVWISILITVFLVYGILLLMMQGTYSDGSGAWMVLKQVVGTLLDEAIPGELPRKNSTRVLLTVWLIFAFIVGTVYRSNLTASLTAPKYPPRPETLADLVDMGITVTIMKRMDIFLRSFKDSGSETLRTFSERVEYVPSYKEGLPKILTENKAHMYERLYLEMKVAEDFTQKDGSTPLYVTQGNLMPGYASFPLVLDAPFKTNIDNCLIAIHGGGLINYWTRKVISKIKSANRKRMNVSQPEDTSSGYGRALTLVHMQGPFFLYLICVFASLAAFLREVVSRFYYVGHHIAISSYP, translated from the exons ATGCGCTTTCTCTCCTGGTgcttgacggtggtggtggtgagcgacgatccctccttcctctctgcctTCGCAGAGGTATCAGACAGGGGTCGCCTGATAGTGTGGGAGACGAAGCTATTAGTGGTCACCAGGCTGGACCTGCTAAGAGTTGAGGCTCTGCTGCAGGGTTACTGGATCTTCTCCATGATGAACACCATGTTCCTTACCCCGAAGTACTGGGAAAGTGAGAG GTGGCAAGTATTCACATACCTCCCCTACACCCCGGAAGGATCCAAAGTGATGTGCATAGCCAAAGAAAGCTCTAGAGAAGGCTTGATCATCGCTGAAGGTTACGCGCTCTTcccagaaaaatacaaaaa TTTCCATAAAATGCCAGTAAACATGAGCGTGTTCCCCTTGCCACCCCATTGGAGCGAAACTGTCTGGTTGAAACCAGACGGAAGCCGCGAATCTGTCATTGAGGGACGAGACTACTTAATAATAAAGGCCATCTCTGACGTCCTAAATTTCTCCATCAATCCTCTTCCTTACAAAGGCTGGGACCCT GTACTGGAACGACTAAGGACGCGCGAAGCCTTGATCAGACCAATCAATTATCCCGTCATGGCCCACATGGTCGCAGAGCTCGACTTCAGCTTTTTCTTGGAGCCATCAGCTTTGGCATTTGCCTTTGCTAAGCCCACCATTGAGCCCACCTGGCAAGCTCTCTACCACCCGATGCAAGTCGAAGTCTGGATTTCTATCCTGATTACCGTGTTCCTGGTTTATGGTATACTCTTGCTG ATGATGCAAGGCACCTACAGTGATGGTTCAGGGGCGTGGATGGTGCTGAAGCAGGTGGTTGGGACGCTGCTGGACGAGGCCATTCCAGGGGAGTTGCCAAGAAAGAACTCAACGCGTGTTCTTTTAACAGTATGGCTGATCTTTGCCTTTATTGTGGGAACTGTTTATCGCAGCAACCTGACTGCTAGCCTCACCGCACCTAAGTATCCACCTCGCCCGGAAACACTTGCTGACCTTGTGGACATGGGAATCAC AGTCACGATCATGAAAAGAATGGACATATTCTTACGCAGCTTTAAGGACTCAGGATCTGAAACCTTAAGGACCTTTAGTGAAAGAGTTGAGTACGTGCCCTCCTACAAGGAAGGATTACCAAAAATATTGACGGAAAA CAAGGCGCATATGTATGAACGACTGTATCTGGAGATGAAGGTGGCGGAAGACTTCACCCAAAAGGATGGATCGACGCCCCTCTACGTGACACAAGGGAACCTCATGCCTGGTTACGCTTCCTTCCCGCTTGTACTGGATGCTCCTTTCAAGACCAACATTGACAACTGTCTAATTGCCATACACGGA GGAGGACTGATTAACTACTGGACCAGAAAGGTAATCAGCAAAATCAAAAGCGCCAATAGAAAGCGTATGAACGTAAGTCAACCAGAAGATACCTCCAGCGGGTATGGGCGAGCCCTAACTCTAGTGCACATGCAAGgtccattcttcctttatcttatttGCGTATTTGCTTCCCTTGCTGCTTTCCTGAGGGAGGTGGTTTCTAGATTCTATTACGTTGGTCATCACATTgcaatttcttcttatccttaa
- the LOC135108593 gene encoding ionotropic receptor 21a-like, which produces MSRVGNLSNPRKSDYVDEKKGSTAHSSIGTLESRKDTINSGSLTVCYYSFRHLQEMVQVLGGLLWVSVTAATFVTRSLPPSFPSAERKDYHYQSYIKTGGYEDVLWPRKDAASLRCNLIVFMDGESSSSVLHQLMWSRGEGSVRTAVFEVINKMGANHTHSLIPWVAHARQLRASSWCLTIAVVSDDQAFLTAFAEVSDKARLIVWETRLLVVTKLAIPRLRSLLRDYWDFSMMNTQFLKPNDISKKGWKAFVYLPYSQDGGQVVRVASWKQDYGLVLANGYTLFPDKYKNFYGKAVNMTVFPFPPYWMDVTSGDDAKESRITGRDYIILETIAQKLNFSINVLPYGEWDEVMMRLEVRTALMSPIKLAILPNLLKKYDFSFFIEPATLGFSMGKPTLKPNWQSLYYPLQTEVWGSILAAVLLVFGALLLMVKHSGDSEKYQVWPVVKQVVGTLLDETISGKLPQRNSTRVVLTAWMIFSFIVGTVYRSNLTACLTVPKYPPRAETLKQLVESEAIVTTPPDMVDFVNNFKNSGSKLFKTVADRTKFVPSFEIGMREAIDSKKAYLYERLNMKLLIAEHFTGKGGSTPLYVARQNILPGYCGWPLAPNTPFKTNLNEHILAFHEAGLIQRWTTEVLERAQFDSQRRQNRAAKENNIPEEEEVIAGAHVTMALTLVHMQGPLFLFLIGACLSLAVFLGEISVSFCHLDRGTIWLY; this is translated from the exons ATGTCTAGAGTAGGAAATTTGTCCAACCCGAGAAAATCGGATTATGTAGATGAGAAGAAAGGG TCTACAGCACACAGTAGCATCGGAACCCTGGAGAGCAGGAAGGACACGATCAACAGTGGTTCTCTCACTGTGTGCTATTACTCCTTTCGTCACCT GCAAGAGATGGTGCAGGTTCTAGGGGGTCTGCTGTGGGTCTCAGTTACAGCTGCCACATTTGTGACCCGATCTCTGCCGCCATCATTTCCATCAGCAGAGAGAAAAGATTATCACTATCAGTCTTACATCAAGACAG GTGGTTATGAAGATGTGCTATGGCCACGGAAGGATGCAGCTTCTCTTCGCTGTAATCTCATCGTCTTTATGGATGGAGAGTCTTCTTCATCAGTTCTTCATCAG TTGATGTGGTctagaggtgaaggaagtgtcAGAACTGCTGTGTTTGAGGTGATCAACAAAATGGGCGCGAACCATACTCATTCTCTTATACCTTGGGTGGCTCATGCCCGTCAG TTGAGAGCGTCGTCCTGGTGCCTGACGATTGCAGTAGTGAGCGACGACCAAGCCTTCCTCACTGCCTTCGCTGAAGTATCTGACAAAGCTCGCCTGATAGTGTGGGAGACGAGGCTATTAGTGGTAACCAAGCTAGCCATCCCAAGGCTTCGAAGTCTGCTGCGAGATTACTGGGATTTCTCTATGATGAACACCCAGTTCCTTAAACCGAACGATATCAGCAAAAAGGG ATGGAAGGCCTTTGTGTACCTGCCCTACAGCCAAGATGGAGGCCAAGTGGTTCGTGTCGCCAGCTGGAAGCAAGACTACGGCCTAGTTCTTGCAAATGGTTATACTCTTTTCCCTGATAAATACAAAAA TTTCTATGGGAAGGCGGTTAATATGACCGTGTTTCCATTTCCACCTTATTGGATGGACGTTACATCGGGGGATGACGCCAAGGAGTCCAGAATAACAGGGAGGGATTACATAATCCTGGAGACAATAGCACAGAAACTCAACTTCTCTATCAATGTTCTTCCTTATGGAGAATGGGATGAG gTTATGATGCGCCTTGAAGTACGCACGGCTCTCATGTCGCCAATCAAGCTAGCTATACTTCCGAACCTTTTGAAGAAATATGACTTCTCGTTCTTCATCGAGCCGGCCACATTAGGATTCAGCATGGGGAAGCCTACACTTAAGCCCAATTGGCAGAGTCTTTATTACCCACTGCAGACTGAGGTCTGGGGCTCCATCTTGGCTGCTGTTCTGCTTGTATTCGGTGCTCTTCTCTTGATG GTGAAACACAGCGGTGACAGTGAAAAGTACCAGGTGTGGCCCGTGGTGAAACAGGTGGTGGGAACTCTCCTCGACGAAACGATTTCTGGGAAATTGCCACAGAGGAACTCGACGCGGGTGGTGTTAACGGCGTGGatgattttttccttcatcgtgGGAACTGTGTACCGCAGTAACCTGACAGCCTGTCTCACTGTGCCAAAGTATCCACCCCGCGCTGAAACACTTAAGCAACTGGTTGAATCTGAGGCCAT AGTCACTACGCCACCGGATATGGTTGACTTCGTTAACAATTTCAAGAATTCAGGGTCAAAACTTTTCAAAACAGTGGCTGACAGAACAAaatttgttccttccttcgAAATTGGTATGAGGGAAGCTATAGATAGCAA GAAAGCTTACCTGTACGAACGGCTGAATATGAAATTGCTGATCGCTGAGCACTTCACCGGAAAGGGAGGATCAACACCCCTGTACGTGGCGCGGCAGAACATCCTACCCGGTTATTGTGGCTGGCCGCTTGCTCCGAACACACCCTTTAAGACCAACCTCAACGAGCACATTTTGGCTTTTCACGAG GCTGGCCTGATTCAAAGATGGACAACAGAGGTTTTGGAAAGAGCACAGTTCGACAGTCAGCGGCGCCAGAACAGAGCagcaaaggaaaacaacattcctgaagaggaggaagttatTGCTGGTGCTCATGTTACCATGGCTCTTACTCTGGTCCACATGCAAggtcctcttttcctctttcttatagGCGCATGTCTTTCTCTTGCTGTTTTTCTCGGCGAGATCAGTGTCTCCTTTTGTCATCTTGATCGCGGCACCATTTGGCTCTACTAA